The proteins below are encoded in one region of Phaseolus vulgaris cultivar G19833 chromosome 1, P. vulgaris v2.0, whole genome shotgun sequence:
- the LOC137813630 gene encoding protein AUXIN SIGNALING F-BOX 2-like — MMNYFPDEVIEHIFDYVVSHRDRNALSLVCKSWYRIERCTRQRVFIGNCYSITPERLIQRFPGLKSLTLKGKPHFADFSLVPYGWGGFVYPWIEALAKRRVGLEELRLKRMVVSDESLELLSRSFTNFKSLVLVSCEGFTTDGLAAVAANCRYLRELDLQENEVEDHKGQWLSCFPDSCTSLVSLNFACLKGEVSLGALERLVARSPNLKSLKLNRSVPLDALQRILTRAPQLADLGIGSLVHDPESEAYIKLKNTILKCKSITSLSGLLEVAPHCLAAIYPICPNLTSLNLSYAAGIQGSDLIKLIRHCVKLQRLWIMDCIGDKGLGVVAQTCTDLQELRVFPSVPFGNPAANVTEVGLVAISMGCPKLHSLLYFCHQMTNAALITVAKNCPNFIRFRLCILDATKPDPDTMQPLDEGFGAIVQSCRRLRRLSLSGQLTDQVFLYIGMYAEKLEMLSIAFAGDSDKGMLYVLNGCKKLRKLEIRDCPFGDMALLTDVGKYETMRSLWMSSCEVTVGACKLLAKKMPRLNVEIFNENEQEDCSLEDGQRVEKMYLYRTLAGKRKDAPEYVWTL; from the exons atgatgaATTATTTCCCCGACGAGGTAATAGAGCACATATTTGATTATGTGGTGTCACACCGTGACCGGAATGCTTTGTCTTTGGTGTGTAAAAGTTGGTACAGGATAGAGAGGTGTACGAGACAGAGGGTGTTCATAGGGAACTGTTACTCTATCACTCCGGAGAGGTTGATCCAAAGGTTTCCTGGTCTCAAGTCTTTGACTTTGAAGGGAAAACCTCATTTTGCTGACTTCAGTTTGGTTCCTTACGGTTGGGGTGGCTTTGTGTATCCATGGATTGAGGCTCTGGCCAAGAGAAGAGTTGGGTTGGAGGAGCTTAGGCTCAAGAGGATGGTGGTCTCGGATGAGAGCCTGGAGCTACTTTCTCGTTCTTTCACAAACTTCAAGTCTTTGGTTCTGGTTAGCTGTGAAGGGTTCACCACCGATGGCCTTGCTGCTGTAGCTGCAAATTGCAG GTATCTTAGGGAGCTGGATCTGCAAGAAAATGAAGTTGAAGATCACAAAGGGCAGTGGCTAAGTTGCTTTCCTGATAGCTGTACATCGCTTGTCTCTCTTAATTTTGCTTGCCTTAAAGGAGAGGTTAGTTTGGGAGCTCTAGAGAGACTTGTGGCCAGGTCTCCTAACCTGAAGAGTTTGAAGCTGAATCGTTCAGTTCCCCTTGATGCCCTGCAAAGGATACTGACACGAGCACCTCAACTAGCGGATTTGGGAATTGGATCACTTGTTCATGATCCTGAATCAGAGGCATACATAAAGCTTAAGAACACCATTCTCAAGTGCAAGTCCATAACCAGTTTGTCAGGGCTTTTGGAAGTTGCTCCTCACTGTCTTGCAGCTATATATCCTATTTGCCCAAATTTGACATCCTTAAACTTGAGCTATGCAGCAGGCATTCAGGGCAGTGATCTGATAAAACTGATTCGCCACTGTGTGAAACTTCAGCGCTTATGG ATAATGGATTGCATTGGAGACAAAGGACTTGGTGTTGTAGCCCAGACATGTACAGATTTGCAGGAATTGAGGGTGTTTCCATCTGTTCCCTTTGGAAATCCAGCAGCCAATGTAACAGAAGTAGGACTTGTTGCAATATCAATGGGTTGCCCAAAGCTTCACTCATTACTCTACTTCTGCCACCAGATGACAAATGCTGCACTCATTACAGTGGCAAAGAACTGCCCCAATTTTATCCGGTTCAGGTTGTGCATCCTTGATGCAACAAAACCTGACCCTGATACAATGCAGCCACTGGACGAAGGTTTCGGTGCAATTGTGCAGTCATGCAGGCGACTGAGGCGCCTATCACTCTCAGGGCAGTTGACTGACCAGGTTTTCCTATACATTGGAATGTATGCTGAGAAGCTTGAAATGCTGTCTATTGCATTTGCTGGGGACAGTGACAAGGGAATGCTGTATGTGTTGAATGGATGCAAGAAACTGAGGAAGCTTGAGATAAGAGATTGCCCTTTCGGTGACATGGCACTTCTGACGGACGTAGGGAAGTATGAAACAATGCGATCCCTTTGGATGTCGTCCTGCGAAGTGACTGTGGGAGCCTGCAAGTTGCTGGCCAAGAAGATGCCAAGGTTGAATGTGGAGATCTTCAATGAAAATGAGCAAGAAGATTGTAGCCTGGAAGATGGGCAGAGGGTAGAGAAGATGTATTTGTATCGTACATTGGCTGGGAAAAGGAAAGATGCACCAGAATATGTATGGACTCTCTAG
- the LOC137813632 gene encoding GEM-like protein 5 translates to MNTNTNNTTQKNQQFPEPEGVASSSSSSPPNVGAENWGTHIMGTPAVPSSHPDNKKAALQSGGGGQPQPVQYYQQHPYVQHSPVEKPSNSPMESILHMFDSWSKKAEATAHNVWHNLKTGPSVSSAALGKMNLTVKAISEGGFESFYKQTFSTYPNEKLKKSFACYLSTSTGPVAGTLYLSNIHVAFCSDRPLSFTAPSGQETWTYYKVMVPLGKVGTVNPVTMRENSSEKYIQIVTVDGHDFWFMGFVNFDKAVKNLSEGISQFVVPGVAVPATGSGENGKNFQ, encoded by the exons ATGAACACCAACACCAACAACACCACCCAGAAGAACCAGCAGTTTCCAGAACCAGAAGGTGTggcatcatcttcatcatcttctcCGCCCAACGTTGGCGCTGAGAATTGGGGAACTCACATAATGGGCACCCCCGCGGTTCCCAGCAGCCACCCAGATAACAAAAAAGCAGCTTTACAGAGCGGTGGTGGCGGACAACCTCAGCCAGTTCAATACTACCAACAACATCCGTACGTGCAACACAGCCCTGTCGAGAAACCGAGCAACAGTCCCATGGAGTCCATCCTTCACATGTTCGATTCCTGGAGCAAAAAGGCTGAAGCCACCGCTCACAACGTCTGGCACAACC TTAAAACAGGTCCATCAGTATCTTCGGCTGCACTGGGGAAGATGAATCTGACTGTGAAAGCAATATCAGAAGGTGGATTTGAGTCCTTTTACAAGCAAACATTCTCAACCTATCCAAATGAGAAGCTCAAGAAGAGCTTTGCTTGTTATCTTTCAACTTCAACAGGTCCTGTTGCAGGCACCCTTTACCTGTCCAATATTCATGTAGCCTTTTGCAGTGATCGCCCATTGAGTTTCACCGCACCCTCTGGCCAGGAAACTTGGACCTACTACAAG GTAATGGTGCCTTTGGGGAAGGTTGGAACAGTCAACCCAGTGACCATGAGGGAGAACTCATCAGAAAAGTACATTCAGATTGTAACTGTGGATGGACATGATTTTTGGTTCATGGGTTTTGTCAATTTTGACAAAGCAGTTAAGAACCTCTCAGAAGGTATCTCACAGTTCGTAGTGCCAGGAGTGGCCGTGCCAGCCACTGGTTCGGGAGAAAATGGAAAGAACTTTCAGTGA